The following proteins are co-located in the Synchiropus splendidus isolate RoL2022-P1 chromosome 14, RoL_Sspl_1.0, whole genome shotgun sequence genome:
- the cnot2 gene encoding CCR4-NOT transcription complex subunit 2 codes for MFGSRKKFAEFVEVVDNDFSDESMYYNQPSMFQHRSDKDMLSSPSPSSTGQLSQLGASLYGPQSALGFSVRGMGNSTPQLNRNLTQASQLTSHMTPTTGVPTMSLHTPSSPSRGALPMNTRNMLNHSQVGQGISMSSRNSSMSSSGLGSPNRSSPSIICMPKQQPARQPFTINSMSGFGMNRNQVFGLNNSLSSNIFNGSDGSENLAGLDLSDFPVLADRSRREGNGNPSLMNPLAGRAPYVGMVTKPSNEQTQDFSIHNEDFPALPGPNYKDTSLNSDDNNKTNLNSASKSTANSDGPKFPGDKTTSALNNNLKKGIQVLSDGRVTNIPSGMVTDQFGMIGLLTFIRAAETDPGMVHLALGSDLTTLGLNLNSPENLYPKFASPWASSPCRSQDIDFHVPSEYLTNIHIRDKLAAIKLARYGEDLLFYLYYMNGGDLLQLLAAVELFNRDWRYHKEDRVWITRAPGMEPTMKTNAYERGTYYFFDCINWRKVAKEFHLEYDKLEERPHVPTPFNYNPAQQAF; via the exons ATGTTTGGTTCGAGAAAGAAATTTGCAGAGTTCGTTGAGGTAGTGGATAACGACTTTTCTGATGAGAGCATGTACTACAACCAGCCGTCGATGTTCCAGCATCGGTCGGACAAAGAT aTGCTGTCGTCTCCATCGCCGTCGTCAACGGGACAGCTGTCACAGCTGGGTGCAAGTTTGTACGGGCCACAAA GTGCACTTGGCTTTTCGGTTAGAGGCATGGGCAACAGCACGCCCCAGCTGAACCGGAATCTAACACAAGCCTCCCAACTTACAAGTCATATGACCCCGACGACGGGGGTTCCTACCATGTCCCTGCACACTCCTTCGTCCCCGAGCAG GGGGGCTTTGCCCATGAACACGAGGAACATGCTGAACCACTCGCAGGTGGGTCAGGGGATCAGCATGAGCAGCAGGAACAGCAGTATGAGCAGCTCAGGACTCGGGAGCCCCAACCGGAGCTCCCCCAGCATCATCTGCATGCCCAAACAGCAGCCGGCGCGGCAGCCCTTCACCATCAACAG CATGTCGGGATTTGGGATGAACCGCAACCAAGTGTTCGGGTTGAACAACTCGCTATCCAGCAACATTTTCAACGGCTCAG ATGGAAGCGAGAACCTGGCGGGGCTGGATCTGTCGGATTTCCCCGTGTTGGCGGACAGAAGCAGGAGAGAAGGGAACGGAAACCCATCACTGATGAACCCCTTAGCTGGACGAGCACCTTACG TCGGCATGGTGACGAAGCCGTCCAACGAGCAGACGCAGGATTTCTCCATCCACAACGAGGACTTCCCTGCTCTCCCTGGCCCGAACTACAAGGACACTTCGCTAAACAGtgacgacaacaacaaaact AACTTGAACTCAGCGAGCAAGAGCACAGCCAACTCTGACGGGCCCAAGTTCCCCGGGGACAAGACCACCTCGGCGCTGAACAACAATCTGAAGAAAGGCATCCAGGTGTTGTCTGACG GCCGTGTGACCAACATTCCATCGGGAATGGTGACGGACCAGTTCGGCATGATCGGCCTCCTGACCTTCATCCGGGCAGCAGAGACGGACCCTGGGATGGTCCATCTGGCGCTAGGAAGTGACCTCACCACACTGGGACTCAACTTGAACTCACCTGA AAACCTTTATCCAAAGTTTGCATCTCCATGGGCTTCATCACCCTGTCGATCACAAGATATTG ACTTCCACGTTCCATCCGAGTATTTAACCAACATCCACATACGGGACAAG ctggctGCCATCAAACTGGCCCGGTACGGGGAAGACTTGTTGTTCTACCTGTACTACATGAACGGTGGGgacctgctgcagcttctggcTGCAGTGGAGCT cttcaACCGGGACTGGCGCTACCACAAAGAGGATCGAGTCTGGATCACCAGAGCGCCTGGCATGGAGCCAACCATGAAGACCAACGCGTATGAGCGAGGAACCTACTACTTCTTTGATTGTATCAACTGGAGGAAAGTTGCCAAG GAGTTTCATCTGGAGTACGACAAACTGGAAGAGCGACCTCACGTTCCAACGCCGTTCAACTACAACCCGGCCCAGCAGGCCTTCTAA
- the washc4 gene encoding WASH complex subunit 4: MAAETIAPDWEFDRFDDGSQKIHTEVQLKNYSKFLEEYTSQLRGIQEALDDSIGDVWDFTLDPIALKLLPYEQCSLLELIKTDNKVLNKVVTVYAALCCEVKKLKYEAETKFYNGLLFYGEGVSEISIVEGDSQIQMGRFVSFLQELSCFVSRCYEVVANIIQQLAALYNSNKGATKIIESSSVHFQIVYEHLGELLVVLLTLDEIMENHSTLKDHWQMYKRLLKSVQHNPGKFSIPEDKLKPFEKLLLRLEGQLLDGTILQTCVEQRFDETAEGVAVAKNSAFAEEFALNIRTIFSNVESKIGEPSEVDQRDKYASVCGLFVLHFHIFRSIDKKFYKALLDICKKVPAVTLTANIIWFPDTFLVAKVPAGAKLMDKKSLQAIRAHRDTYLQQRAQTLTKDVQSYYVFVTSWMMKMEAILSKEPKSDKLAEDLNIRCTVFVQGILYAYSISTIIKTTMNMYMSMQKPMTKTSVKALCRLVELLKAVEHTFHRRSMVVADSVSHISQQLQSQALNAIGMAKKRVVSDKKYSEQRLDVLSSLVLAENALSGPSTKERRLVVALALCVGTQLKTFKDEELLPLQLVLKKLDLISELSERVKLECDCSFLYWHRAVFPIYLDDVYDNAVDAARLHYMFSALRDGVTCMMHTKHLESCDQLLESYDKEIMDVFNEHLLDKLCKEIEKDLRLSVHTHLKLDDRNPFKVGMKDLAHFFSLKPIRFFNRFIHIKAYVTHYLDKTFYNLTTVALHDWATYSEMRNLATQRYGLTMTEAHLPSQTLEQGLDVLEIMRNIHVFVSRYLYNLNNQIFIEKASNNKHLNTINIRHIANSIRTHGTGIMNTTVNFTYQFLRKKFYIFSQFMYDEHIKSRLIKDIRFFRETKDQSDQKYPFDRAEKFNRGIRKLGITPDGQSYLDQFRQLISQIGNAMGYVRMIRSGGLHCCSSAIRFVPDLEDIVNFEELVKEEGLSEETRRAASVLDLVLEDLTSNSAEGTEYFKMLVAVFAPEFRSVKNMHLRNFYMIVPPLTVNFVEHSISCKEKLNKKNKTGAAFTDDGFAMGVAYILKLLDQYLEFDSLHWFQAVRDKYKKEMSTMMKEQNVHSSGQDEKLLQTMNLTQKRLELYLQEFELLHFSLSSARIFFRADKTAAEETLEKKDKEGAIKPVSSASE; this comes from the exons ATGGCTGCTGAAACAATCGCACCTGACTGGGAGTTTGACCGATTTGATGACGGATCCCAGA AGATACATACAGAAGTTCAACTGAAGAACTACAGCAAGTTTCTGGAGGAGTACACTTCTCAACTACGAGGCATCCAGGAGGCTTTGGATGACTCCATCGGAGATGTGTGGGACTTCACTTTAGATCCAATCGCACTCAAG CTTCTTCCATATGAACAGTGTTCATTACTGGAGTTAATTAAGACCGACAACAAG GTGCTCAATAAGGTCGTCACAGTATATGCTGCACTGTGTTGTGAGGTGAAAAAACTCAAGTATGAG GCAGAAACCAAGTTCTACAATGGATTATTGTTCTATGGTGAAGGAg tttcagaaaTAAGCATTGTTGAAGGAGATTCCCAGATTCAAATGGGAAGATTTGTCTCCTTCCTTCAG GAATTGTCCTGCTTTGTGTCAAGATGCTATGAAGTGGTGGCCAATATCATTCAGCAGCTGGCTGCCCTCTATAATAGCAACAA AGGCGCCACAAAAATCATAGAATCATCAAGTGTTCATTTCCAG ATTGTGTATGAGCACCTCGGTGAGTTGTTGGTGGTTCTGCTCACGCTGGATGAGATCATGGAGAATCACAGCACGCTGAAAGATCATTGGCAGATGTATAAGAG GCTGTTGAAGTCTGTGCAACATAATCCTGGGAAGTTTTCAATTCCTGAAGACAAACTAAAACCGTTTGAGAAGCTCCTGCTCAGGCTTGAGGGGCAACTGTTGGATGGTACGATCCTGCAG ACCTGTGTGGAGCAAAGATTCGATGAAACAGCAGAAGGAGTTGCAGTTGCTAAAAACAGTGCCTTTGCTGAGGAATTTGCACTCAACATTCGCACAATATTCTCCAACGTGGAGTCAAAGATTg GTGAACCCTCAGAGGTCGACCAGCGGGATAAGTACGCCAGCGTCTGTGGCCTCTTTGTGCTACACTTTCATATATTCAGGAGCATTGACAAGAAGTTCTACAAAGCTCTGCTGGACATTTGTAAAAAG GTTCCAGCCGTGACTCTCACTGCCAATATCATCTGGTTTCCTGACACATTCCTCGTTGCGAAGGTTCCAGCTGGAGCCAAACTGATGGACAAGAAAAGTCTTCAGGCCATCAGAGCCCACAGAGACACCTACCTGCAGCAGCGAGCTCAAACATTAACAAA GGATGTTCAGTCGTACTATGTGTTCGTCACTTcctggatgatgaagatggaggccATTTTATCAAAGGAACCAAAAAGTGACAAACTGGCCGAAGATCTCAATATCAGGTGTACTGTGTTCGTTCAG GGCATTCTGTACGCCTACAGTATCAGCACCATCATCAAGACCACCATGAACATGTACATGTCGATGCAGAAGCCCATGACTAAGACGTCTGTCAAAGCTTTGTGTCGACTTGTCGAACTGTTGAAG GCTGTGGAGCACACCTTCCACAGGAGGTCCATGGTTGTAGCCGATTCTGTCTCGCACATCAGCCAGCAGCTTCAGTCACAAGCTCTCAATGCCATTGGCATGGCAAAG AAAAGAGTGGTGTCTGACAAAAAGTACAGCGAGCAGCGGCTGGATGTTCTGTCCTCGTTGGTCTTGGCAGAAAACGCTCTCAGTGGACCGAGCACGAAAGAGCGTCGTCTAGTGGTGGCACTGGCCCTCTGTGTCGGCACTCAACTG AAAACCTTCAAAGATGAGGAGCTGCTCCCTCTCCAGCTCGTGCTCAAGAAGCTTGACCTCATCAGTGAGCTCAGTGAGCG GGTCAAACTTGAGTGCGACTGTAGTTTCCTGTACTGGCATCGAGCTGTGTTTCCAATCTACCTTGACGACGTATACGATAATGCTGTTGATGCAGCTCGCTTACAT TACATGTTTAGTGCTCTTCGAGATGGCGTGACCTGCATGATGCACACCAAACAcctggagtcatgtgaccagcttcTAGAGAGCTACGACAAGGAGATCATGGACGTTTTCAATGAG CACCTCCTGGATAAACTGTGTAAAGAGATAGAGAAAGACCTGCGTCTCTCCGTCCACACTCACCTGAAGCTGGACGACAGGAACCCTTTCAAAGTGGGCATGAAGGACCTGGCACACTTCTTCTCCTTGAAGCCAATTAGATTCTTCAACCGGTTCATTCACATCAAAG CGTATGTGACCCACTATCTGGATAAAACCTTCTACAACCTGACCACGGTGGCGCTGCACGACTGGGCCACCTACAGCGAGATGAGAAACCTGGCTACCCAGCGCTATGGGCTCACCATGACTGAAGCTCATCTGCCAAGCCAAACTCTGGAGCAG GGTTTGGACGTTTTGGAAATCATGAGGAACATCCACGTGTTTGTCTCTCGCTACCTTTACAACCTTAACAATCAG ATATTCATAGAGAAGGCAAGTAACAACAAGCACTTAAACACCATCAACATTCGACACATCGCCAACTCCATCCGCACCCACGGCACTGGCATCATGAACACCACG GTGAATTTCACTTACCAGTTTCTGCGTAAAAAGTTCTACATCTTCAGCCAGTTCATGTACGACGAGCACATCAAGTCCAGACTCATCAAGGACATCCGCTTCTTCCGGGAGACAAAAGACCAGTCCGATCAGAAG TATCCATTTGATCGAGCAGAAAAGTTCAACAGGGGGATCAGGAAGCTGGGAATCACTCCGGATGGGCAGAGTTACCTGGACCAGTTCCGTCAGCTCATCAGCCAGATCG GTAACGCTATGGGTTATGTGCGTATGATCCGCTCTGGAGGCCTCCACTGTTGCAGCAGCGCCATCAG ATTTGTGCCCGACCTGGAGGACATTGTGAACTTTGAAGAGCTGGTGAAAGAGGAGGGGCTGTCAGAGGAGACGCGGAGAGCTGCAAG TGTCCTGGACTTGGTGTTGGAGGATCTGACCAGCAACTCTGCCGAGGGCACCGAGTACTTCAAGATGCTGGTGGCTGTGTTTGCGCCTGAGTTTCGCAGTGTGAAGAACATGCACCTGAGGAACTTCTACATGATAGTTCCCCCTCTG ACGGTGAATTTTGTGGAGCACTCCATCAGCTGCAAAGAGAAGCTGAACAAGAAGAACAAAACTGGAGCAGCTTTCACCGACGACGGCTTCGCCATGG GCGTGGCCTACATCTTGAAGCTGCTGGATCAGTACCTGGAGTTCGACTCGCTGCACTGGTTCCAGGCGGTCAGAGACAAGTACAAGAAGGAGATGAGCACCATGATGAAGGAGCAGAACGTCCACTCCAGCGGCCAGGatgagaagctgctgcagacCATGAACCTAACTCAGAAGAGGCTGGAGCTCTACCTGCAG gaGTTCGAGCTGCTGCACTTCTCCCTGAGCAGCGCCAGGATTTTCTTCAGAGCAGACAAAACTGCAGCAGAGGAGACGCTAGAGAAGAAGGATAAAG AGGGCGCAATAAAGCCAGTTTCAAGCGCCTCAGAATGA